A genomic region of Alicyclobacillus sp. SO9 contains the following coding sequences:
- a CDS encoding helix-turn-helix domain-containing protein, with the protein MEHKRLNMMTVQEAMDLLEVSRSTLDRWRKYRNLPYVKIGKEVFFDRNILETWVRQHTVVTEQTAGDPSEQEIITIGYQRGTAHMWSALVIKELHLLEDELQSIRPASNHVVRWHNASNGLQLVEGMIAGKIQIASLGDYPTVLAADLRKILPKFRPILIAFDGKSKGGKGISLVTEIQSKLMKPNEIIKASVATVPNTSAGYRLNKLLLSMKLPEVNVLHQEMHASMRNLIRGQVQASMMWEPYLSLMTFNQHGRVLFDDGLGDDYLTSVVADENWCRRHEAHVVAYLRAHLKAHRIIREMPQRAAQVIAKATRLPLAIALSVLQRVRWDASIYERDIATLNGLCETGLNCMSSDIHTFVKGEYVQYAARRLSLPAPSDFPVSGDWSREVLY; encoded by the coding sequence ATGGAACATAAGCGGTTAAATATGATGACCGTACAGGAAGCAATGGATCTACTCGAGGTCAGTCGTTCCACTTTGGATAGATGGCGTAAGTACCGCAACCTCCCGTATGTGAAGATTGGCAAAGAAGTGTTTTTTGACCGGAATATTTTAGAGACGTGGGTCCGCCAACACACCGTAGTGACAGAGCAAACAGCAGGGGATCCATCCGAGCAAGAGATTATTACAATTGGATACCAACGCGGTACGGCGCATATGTGGAGTGCGTTGGTAATCAAAGAGTTGCATCTGCTGGAGGACGAATTGCAGTCGATACGCCCAGCTTCAAACCATGTGGTCCGTTGGCACAATGCGTCAAACGGATTGCAACTTGTGGAGGGGATGATTGCAGGAAAGATTCAAATCGCGTCTCTGGGAGACTATCCGACTGTTCTTGCTGCGGATTTAAGGAAAATACTTCCCAAATTCCGCCCGATTTTGATTGCTTTTGATGGGAAGAGCAAAGGGGGCAAGGGAATCTCACTGGTGACTGAAATCCAGTCAAAGCTGATGAAACCGAACGAGATTATCAAAGCCTCCGTTGCTACGGTGCCCAATACAAGCGCGGGCTACAGACTCAACAAGTTGCTTCTATCGATGAAGTTGCCTGAAGTGAACGTCCTTCACCAAGAGATGCACGCGAGTATGCGAAACCTCATTCGTGGACAAGTTCAAGCGAGCATGATGTGGGAACCGTATCTGAGTCTCATGACGTTCAATCAACATGGTCGTGTTTTGTTTGACGATGGACTCGGTGATGATTACCTCACAAGCGTTGTGGCCGATGAGAACTGGTGCCGACGTCATGAAGCCCATGTGGTCGCATACCTCCGAGCTCATCTGAAAGCCCACAGAATCATTCGGGAGATGCCACAACGCGCAGCACAAGTCATCGCTAAGGCTACGAGACTTCCACTTGCAATCGCACTGAGTGTTCTACAAAGAGTGAGATGGGATGCGTCGATCTATGAGCGAGATATAGCCACCCTGAATGGACTGTGTGAAACGGGTTTGAATTGTATGTCTTCCGACATTCATACTTTCGTCAAGGGGGAATACGTTCAATACGCTGCAAGAAGGCTCAGTCTGCCAGCGCCATCTGATTTTCCGGTGTCTGGGGACTGGTCCCGCGAGGTACTCTACTGA
- a CDS encoding sulfite exporter TauE/SafE family protein, which produces MTILRIGLRICRRHTSTPDKDPSRYRTKVLLTGGFGGLFGALLGIGGSFLVIPILSGPLRIAPKQAHSSALPVAFVGGLSSLFFYLSAVHMHWFTTGTVIISSLCGVLFGARMMRFLNVRKLETTFGFILCGVALLYAFHLKPISHTSLSQHYVLRTAGPLLLGLLVGLVSGAFGAGGGALLVPGAVLLFHYNQQAAQSLSIMTIIPTTLLGSWVHFREKNLSLDIVFPLSIAACLGGAIGGILALHVHTVILRSLLIVALIYIGISNIRKYWTFEN; this is translated from the coding sequence ATGACTATCCTGAGAATAGGACTTCGAATTTGCCGACGACATACGTCTACACCCGATAAGGATCCGTCACGCTACCGGACAAAGGTACTCTTAACCGGGGGCTTCGGCGGACTGTTCGGCGCTTTGTTAGGGATTGGCGGGTCCTTTCTCGTTATCCCCATCCTGTCAGGTCCGTTGCGGATTGCTCCCAAGCAAGCACACTCGTCTGCCCTACCTGTAGCATTCGTTGGTGGGCTGTCGTCACTGTTCTTCTATCTGTCCGCCGTCCACATGCATTGGTTCACCACTGGGACGGTCATCATCAGCAGTTTGTGCGGGGTGCTGTTTGGCGCACGTATGATGCGCTTTCTAAACGTCAGAAAACTGGAAACCACGTTTGGATTCATTCTCTGCGGGGTCGCGTTGCTGTACGCTTTTCATCTGAAACCCATCTCGCACACGTCGCTCTCCCAACACTACGTGTTAAGGACAGCAGGCCCACTGCTGCTTGGTCTTCTGGTGGGGCTGGTAAGCGGTGCATTCGGTGCCGGAGGTGGAGCCCTTCTCGTTCCCGGAGCGGTACTGCTGTTTCATTACAATCAACAAGCAGCTCAAAGTCTATCCATCATGACCATCATCCCAACCACATTGCTAGGAAGTTGGGTTCATTTCCGAGAGAAAAACCTGTCTCTCGACATTGTTTTCCCCTTGTCTATAGCGGCTTGCCTAGGCGGCGCAATCGGAGGCATTCTAGCCCTGCATGTCCACACCGTCATCCTTCGCAGCCTACTCATTGTTGCGCTGATTTACATCGGCATATCGAACATAAGAAAATACTGGACATTCGAAAATTAG
- a CDS encoding aspartate/glutamate racemase family protein: MQTVGIFGGLGPLAGAHFYQRVVEMSPATNDQEHIPVILISDPSIPNRVAHLSGTGESPVPKLTEVCRRLVEAGAQVIVLPSSTTSIYLAQLQEATGVPVISLIDAVTEAIAVAGYRQIGIMATTPTRTFGVYEDSFARAGITPIYPDAQSENDIMEVIMAVKGSPPLNARNGDILLTDFSRLGRSLREIASRSWARGIDSILLGCTELPVVFSSTERTSSFGTTVKVFSSTDILASKVVQLAYE; encoded by the coding sequence ATGCAGACTGTCGGAATTTTTGGGGGGCTAGGCCCACTTGCTGGTGCGCATTTCTATCAACGTGTTGTCGAGATGTCTCCGGCTACGAATGACCAAGAGCACATACCTGTAATTCTTATTTCCGATCCATCGATTCCGAATCGGGTTGCGCACTTGTCCGGTACTGGAGAATCCCCAGTTCCTAAGCTAACAGAGGTTTGTAGGAGATTAGTGGAAGCAGGGGCGCAAGTGATTGTTCTCCCTTCTAGCACAACGAGCATTTACCTTGCCCAACTTCAGGAAGCAACAGGTGTGCCTGTGATTTCATTGATAGACGCAGTGACGGAGGCAATAGCGGTTGCTGGGTATAGACAGATTGGGATTATGGCTACGACTCCCACTCGAACCTTCGGTGTTTATGAGGATAGTTTTGCACGAGCTGGTATTACACCGATATACCCTGACGCGCAGTCTGAAAATGACATCATGGAAGTTATTATGGCGGTGAAAGGTTCTCCACCATTAAACGCGCGTAACGGTGATATCCTACTTACTGATTTTTCGCGACTTGGTCGCAGTCTTAGGGAGATTGCATCTCGCTCGTGGGCACGTGGTATAGATAGTATATTGTTGGGATGTACGGAGCTACCAGTTGTATTTTCAAGTACTGAACGGACGTCATCGTTTGGGACAACCGTTAAAGTGTTTAGTTCCACCGATATATTGGCTTCTAAAGTTGTTCAGTTAGCTTACGAATAA